From the Desulfuromonadaceae bacterium genome, one window contains:
- a CDS encoding mechanosensitive ion channel, translated as MLRRAQLKRLCRQVPGSLALMALLLGVGAGAAWSETVPAETPAASAVTEAALYPGLEEVVPEATTLDGAAVLAQQQIETLRQTTAFSARVEEMRTNWQKENAKIKELGVPIDWPVNRLFNVRAYLEGEERDVVQLLNKIAEPLKVLEELRKSWGNKKDFWQGWEKSLVDSGAKVPKATFRDVHNKIREVLERVAEASAVLLKLQENTSQINQEIISLKEKIDGELTALKASPFRRNALPLLSSEFFAQFNTELLTKTIAGTKAALHVKSTFFARQGWLLILQALLFVVLLVLLRHLAATTADKAENWQFIFQRRYSAALFISLAAPYLFYVSPPPLLYLGVMLIATISAARLAGELLSEGHQRLLTYTLAALFIVSKIFTTLALPSPLYRLYLSLMAVCGIPFLYWLGRQHRQHVTDGVDRYLTLLYSGTIIFLATLTAQIGGFAVFSINLVNSTIGTVFLMLFTLMTLRIAEGAIDLLFSSHALGTTRFVKNLGTHANTRLIRLSRFIIFTIASLYLLEVWGLFSDISAAWLYLMGLELIIGEFHLSIKTIVLIGAVLYFSILLSWFFQSFLESQFFFGKRIDRGVRDAFKKLSHYAIVLVGFIAAMTMAGIELQNFAILAGAFGIGIGFGLQDIVNNFVSGLILLFERPVKVGDAIIIDGQWGTINKIGMRSTVVETWDRSELIVPNSHLISEKVQNWTLSSNISRVTIKVGVHYGTDMEKVIKILNQIGVGHPAVVDDPAPSAIFTNFGDSSINFELRVWVDDISNRLVVISALGIAIGKAFKKAKIEIPYPQRDLHLRSVASAITLSQPPDK; from the coding sequence ATGTTGCGTCGCGCTCAGCTCAAACGATTATGTCGGCAAGTGCCGGGCAGCCTTGCCCTCATGGCGCTGCTGCTGGGCGTTGGCGCCGGAGCGGCCTGGTCGGAAACTGTGCCGGCCGAGACGCCAGCCGCATCTGCCGTGACCGAAGCGGCGCTTTATCCGGGGCTGGAAGAGGTCGTCCCTGAGGCGACGACGCTTGACGGTGCCGCAGTTCTTGCCCAGCAGCAGATAGAGACCTTGCGGCAGACCACGGCCTTCAGTGCCCGTGTCGAAGAAATGCGCACCAACTGGCAAAAGGAAAACGCTAAAATTAAAGAACTCGGTGTGCCGATCGACTGGCCGGTCAACCGCCTGTTTAATGTGCGCGCCTATCTGGAGGGCGAAGAACGTGATGTCGTTCAACTGCTGAATAAAATTGCCGAACCTTTGAAGGTGCTGGAAGAGCTCAGGAAAAGCTGGGGGAATAAAAAGGACTTCTGGCAGGGGTGGGAGAAATCGCTCGTGGATTCCGGGGCAAAAGTGCCCAAGGCAACATTTCGCGATGTGCACAACAAAATTCGTGAGGTACTCGAACGGGTCGCCGAAGCTTCCGCTGTGCTGCTCAAATTACAGGAAAATACTTCACAAATCAATCAGGAGATCATCTCTCTCAAAGAAAAAATTGACGGCGAACTGACCGCCCTCAAAGCAAGCCCGTTCCGACGCAATGCCCTGCCTTTGCTCAGCAGCGAGTTCTTTGCGCAGTTTAATACCGAGCTGCTGACAAAAACCATCGCTGGTACGAAAGCCGCGCTGCACGTCAAAAGTACTTTTTTTGCACGCCAGGGGTGGCTGCTCATCCTCCAGGCGCTGCTGTTTGTCGTTCTGCTTGTCCTGCTCCGCCACCTGGCAGCGACCACCGCCGACAAAGCTGAAAACTGGCAATTCATTTTTCAACGACGCTACTCCGCGGCACTTTTTATTTCCCTTGCCGCACCTTATCTGTTTTATGTTTCTCCGCCGCCGCTACTCTACCTCGGTGTCATGCTGATCGCCACCATCTCGGCTGCCCGACTGGCTGGTGAGCTTCTGTCGGAAGGACACCAGCGGCTCCTCACCTACACCCTCGCGGCGCTTTTTATCGTTTCCAAAATATTCACCACGCTGGCCCTGCCATCGCCCCTCTATCGCCTCTATCTGAGTCTCATGGCGGTCTGCGGTATTCCCTTTCTTTACTGGCTGGGACGTCAGCACCGGCAACACGTCACCGACGGAGTTGACCGTTATCTGACCCTGCTCTACAGCGGTACAATCATCTTTCTGGCGACCTTGACTGCACAGATCGGTGGTTTTGCGGTCTTCTCCATCAATCTGGTTAATTCCACTATCGGCACAGTTTTTCTGATGCTTTTCACATTGATGACATTGCGCATTGCTGAAGGGGCCATCGACCTGCTCTTCAGTAGCCACGCTCTGGGCACAACCCGTTTTGTCAAAAATCTGGGGACGCACGCAAACACCCGCCTGATCCGTTTGAGTCGATTCATAATTTTTACTATCGCCAGTCTTTACCTGCTGGAAGTGTGGGGCTTGTTTAGTGACATTAGCGCTGCCTGGCTTTACCTGATGGGACTGGAACTGATCATCGGTGAATTTCATCTGTCGATCAAAACGATCGTCCTGATCGGAGCGGTCCTCTATTTTTCGATTCTGCTCTCCTGGTTTTTCCAGTCATTTCTCGAATCACAGTTCTTTTTCGGCAAACGGATCGATCGCGGGGTCAGGGACGCCTTTAAAAAGCTGAGCCACTACGCCATCGTGCTGGTCGGTTTTATCGCCGCCATGACCATGGCCGGCATTGAGCTGCAGAACTTTGCCATTCTCGCCGGTGCGTTCGGCATCGGCATCGGCTTCGGTTTACAGGATATCGTCAACAATTTTGTCAGCGGTCTGATTCTGTTGTTTGAGCGTCCGGTCAAGGTTGGCGATGCCATCATCATCGACGGACAATGGGGAACGATCAACAAGATCGGCATGCGTTCAACGGTCGTTGAAACCTGGGATCGCTCGGAACTGATCGTGCCAAATTCGCACCTGATTTCTGAAAAGGTGCAAAATTGGACGTTGTCGAGCAACATCTCGCGGGTCACCATCAAGGTCGGTGTGCACTACGGAACAGACATGGAAAAGGTCATCAAAATTCTCAATCAGATCGGCGTCGGGCATCCGGCGGTGGTCGATGATCCCGCGCCATCGGCGATTTTTACCAATTTCGGCGACAGCTCGATTAATTTCGAATTGCGGGTCTGGGTCGATGACATCAGTAACCGCCTGGTGGTCATCAGCGCGCTGGGGATTGCGATCGGCAAGGCGTTCAAAAAAGCAAAAATTGAAATTCCCTATCCGCAACGTGACCTGCACCTGCGCAGCGTGGCCTCCGCTATCACGCTGTCGCAACCGCCGGACAAATAA
- the trxB gene encoding thioredoxin-disulfide reductase has protein sequence MEAGQQTFRHHRLIILGSGPAGYTAAIYAARANLAPAIITGMTKGGQLTTTTEVDNFPGFPEGIDGNELMQRMEEQALRFDTEIHFGHIDRVDLAARPFRLWEGKSLFTCDALIVATGATAKYIGLESEKKYMSRGVSACATCDGFFFRNQPVAVVGGGDTALEEALYLAGICEKVYLIHRRDAFRASHAMQQRAIAHPKIEILWDTVVDEVLGDEEKGMTDLRVKNVNTGATRELGTTGLFVAIGHTPNTTLFAGVLDMDDNGYLVTTPGSSKMNIAGVFACGDVMDAVYRQAVTAAGTGCMAAIDAERWLAEQE, from the coding sequence ATCGAGGCGGGGCAGCAAACGTTCCGCCATCATCGGTTGATCATCCTCGGCTCCGGCCCGGCCGGGTACACTGCCGCGATCTACGCCGCGCGCGCCAATCTGGCTCCGGCGATCATCACCGGGATGACCAAGGGGGGGCAACTGACCACGACGACCGAGGTTGATAACTTCCCTGGTTTTCCCGAGGGGATCGATGGTAACGAACTGATGCAACGCATGGAGGAGCAGGCGTTGCGTTTTGACACCGAAATCCACTTCGGGCACATTGACCGGGTCGATCTTGCCGCGCGACCGTTCCGGTTGTGGGAGGGGAAGTCACTCTTTACCTGTGATGCCCTGATCGTCGCCACCGGTGCCACCGCCAAATATATCGGGCTGGAGAGTGAGAAAAAATATATGAGCCGCGGGGTGTCGGCGTGTGCGACGTGTGACGGCTTTTTCTTTCGCAATCAGCCGGTGGCGGTGGTTGGCGGCGGCGATACCGCGCTGGAGGAAGCGCTCTATCTGGCGGGGATTTGTGAAAAAGTTTACCTGATTCATCGCCGCGACGCGTTTCGCGCCAGCCACGCCATGCAGCAACGAGCGATTGCTCACCCCAAGATCGAGATCCTGTGGGATACGGTGGTCGATGAAGTGCTGGGCGATGAGGAGAAGGGGATGACGGACCTGCGGGTAAAGAATGTCAACACCGGCGCAACGCGTGAACTGGGCACTACCGGCCTCTTCGTTGCCATCGGCCATACTCCGAATACCACGCTGTTCGCGGGCGTGCTTGATATGGATGATAACGGCTACCTGGTGACGACGCCGGGTTCGTCAAAGATGAATATTGCCGGGGTATTTGCCTGTGGCGATGTGATGGATGCGGTCTACCGTCAGGCGGTGACCGCTGCCGGAACCGGCTGCATGGCCGCGATTGATGCTGAACGGTGGTTGGCTGAACAGGAGTAA